A single region of the Salvia miltiorrhiza cultivar Shanhuang (shh) chromosome 8, IMPLAD_Smil_shh, whole genome shotgun sequence genome encodes:
- the LOC131000889 gene encoding BURP domain-containing protein BNM2A-like, which translates to MKMSPPILLVYSVFLLQCLEATEGQLHLRSRSEDSGMKRHDEIEAELKVFFHYKDLKAGNKMAIYFPRKQASHLLSRDESDAIPFSSSRLPSILQLLSFSEGSKQANAMRDTLHHCEFPPIKGEAKFCATSLESMLDSLHQILGSSSKLRVLTTTYLSNPIRLLQNYTVSEAPMEISAPKIVGCHTLPYPYAVFYCHGQESDNKLYKVMLEGDDGGRVDAAAMCHMDTSQWDPTHNAFRALRSLPGASPVCHFFPADNLVWIPLT; encoded by the exons ATGAAGATGAGTCCTCCAATCTTGCTGGTGTATTCAGTGTTTCTTCTTCAG TGTCTCGAAGCAACAGAAGGGCAGCTCCATCTCCGATCAAGAAGCGAAGATTCGGGAATGAAAAGGCATGATGAGATAGAAGCCGAGCTGAAGGTGTTCTTCCATTACAAGGACCTGAAAGCCGGCAATAAAATGGCAATCTACTTCCCCAGAAAACAGGCTTCCCATCTCCTCTCTCGAGACGAATCCGACGCCATCCCTTTCTCCTCGTCTCGCCTGCCTTCCATCCTCCAGCTCCTCTCCTTCTCCGAGGGATCCAAACAGGCCAACGCCATGAGAGACACGCTCCACCACTGCGAGTTCCCTCCAATCAAAGGCGAGGCCAAATTCTGCGCCACGTCTCTCGAGTCTATGCTGGATTCCCTCCATCAGATCTTGGGTTCCAGCTCCAAACTCAGAGTCCTCACCACCACTTACCTTTCCAACCCAATACGGCTTCTCCAGAACTACACTGTATCTGAAGCTCCAATGGAGATATCAGCTCCGAAGATTGTGGGGTGCCACACTCTGCCTTATCCGTATGCAGTTTTCTACTGTCACGGCCAAGAAAGCGATAACAAGCTGTACAAGGTTATGCTGGAAGGGGACGATGGAGGGAGGGTGGACGCAGCTGCTATGTGCCACATGGATACCTCACAATGGGATCCTACTCACAACGCCTTCCGTGCTCTCAGAAGCCTCCCCGGTGCTTCGCCTGTCTGCCATTTCTTCCCCGCCGACAACCTTGTTTGGATTCCGCTTACCTAG